From one Lycium barbarum isolate Lr01 chromosome 6, ASM1917538v2, whole genome shotgun sequence genomic stretch:
- the LOC132643804 gene encoding uncharacterized protein LOC132643804: MKSLVLLGLLAFSMLCGGVLAKECTNTITQSHTFRYELLSSHNDTLKQEMFSHYHLTPTDESAWSNLLPRKVLREEEKYDWIMMYKKIKNSGGLREIDGILNEISLHDVRLEPNSMYGVAQQTNLEYLLMLDVDRLVWSFRKTAGLDTPGEPYGGWEKPDSEVRGHFVGHYLSATAQMWASTHNDSLGQKMYAVVSALFACQEKNGAGYLSAFPSDYFDRLEAIQPVWAPYYTIHKILAGLLDQYTLAGNPHALNMTTWMVDYFYTRVQNVISKYTIQRHWDSLNEESGGMNDVLYRLYRITGNPKHLTLAHLFDKPCFLGRLAVKVEDLSGFHANTHIPVVIGSQLRYEVTGDPLFKEIGIYFMDIVNASHSYATGGTSASEHWSDPKRLASTLSTENEESCTTYNMLKVSRHLFRWTKEMAYADYYERALTNGVLSIQRGRDPGVMIYMLPLERGGSKAQTFHKWGSPFNDFWCCYGTGIESFSKLGDSIYFEEKGNAPGLYTIQYISSSLDWKSGQVVVSQSVKPVVSWDNRLRVTITVSSKGKATSAPSTLNLRIPSWTDSSSAKASLNGKDLSLPPPGNFLSITKGWGSGEKISIELPMNLSTEAIKDDRPEYASIQAILYGPYLLAGHSTGDWDIETKATSLSNLITPVPSDYNSHLISLTQVSGNATFVLTTTNHSTQMEKYPEAGTDSAVRATFRLISNDKESVKLVMLEPFDFPGMLITHQGHDSSLKITHSSDGNGSLFRLFAGLDGKDGTVSLESVAQNGCFIYSGVDYKDISSVKLNCTSKSLDAEFKQATSFKLGNGITQYHPISFVAKGATRNFLLAPLLSFKDESYAVYFNIQS, translated from the exons ATGAAATCTTTAGTGTTGTTAGGACTGTTGGCTTTTTCTATGTTATGTGGAGGTGTTCTTGCTAAGGAGTGTACTAACACTATTACTCAATCACACACTTTTAGATATGAGTTATTGTCTTCACACAATGACACCTTAAAACAAGAGATGTTTAGTCATTACCATTTGACTCCTACTGATGAGTCAGCATGGTCTAACTTGCTTCCTAGGAAGGTGTTGAGGGAGGAAGAAAAATATGATTGGATAATGATGTATAAAAAGATAAAGAATTCTGGTGGTCTCAGGGAAATTGATGGTATATTGAATGAGATTTCACTCCATGATGTGAGATTAGAACCTAATTCAATGTATGGAGTTGCTCAGCAAACTAATTTGGAGTACTTGTTAATGTTGGATGTTGATAGATTGGTTTGGAGTTTTAGGAAAACAGCTGGTCTTGACACTCCTGGTGAGCCATATGGAGGTTGGGAGAAACCAGATAGCGAGGTTCGAGGTCATTTTGTTG GTCATTACCTTAGTGCCACAGCACAGATGTGGGCCAGCACCCACAATGACAGTCTTGGACAGAAAATGTATGCTGTTGTTTCTGCACTATTTGCCTGCCAGGAAAAGAATGGTGCAGGTTACCTTTCTGCCTTCCCATCAGACTACTTTGATCGCCTTGAAGCTATACAACCGGTCTGGGCACCGTATTATACAATTCACAAG ATATTGGCAGGTCTTTTGGATCAGTATACTTTAGCAGGCAATCCTCATGCTTTGAACATGACTACATGGATGGTTGATTACTTCTACACTCGGGTGCAAAATGTGATTTCAAAGTATACCATTCAAAGGCACTGGGATTCATTAAATGAAGAATCTGGCGGCATGAATGATGTTCTTTATAGGCTGTACAGAATAACG GGTAATCCAAAGCACTTAACGTTGGCTCACCTTTTTGACAAACCATGCTTTTTAGGGCGCTTAGCCGTAAAG GTTGAGGACCTATCAGGTTTTCATGCAAATACGCACATTCCAGTTGTTATTGGATCACAACTGCGTTATGAAGTTACTGGGGATCCACTTTTCAAG GAAATTGGGATATACTTCATGGATATTGTCAATGCTTCCCACAGCTATGCAACTGGAGGGACATCAGCCAGTGAGCATTG GTCAGATCCGAAGAGGTTAGCAAGCACACTAAGCACAGAAAATGAGGAATCATGTACTACCTATAATATGCTGAAG GTTTCCCGCCACCTGTTCAGATGGACCAAAGAAATGGCATATGCTGATTATTACGAGCGAGCATTAACAAATGGTGTGCTCAGCATCCAAAGGGGCAGAGATCCTGGAGTGATGATATATATGCTTCCTCTTGAACGTGGTGGTTCCAAAGCTCAGACCTTCCATAAATGGGGATCGCCGTTTAATGACTTCTGGTGTTGCTATGGAACAG GGATTGAATCATTCTCCAAATTGGGAGATTCTATTTATTTCGAAGAGAAAGGGAATGCTCCTGGCCTCTACACTATCCAGTATATATCTAGCTCTCTCGATTGGAAGTCTGGGCAAGTTGTGGTGAGTCAGAGCGTAAAGCCTGTTGTTTCGTGGGACAATCGCCTTCGAGTGACAATTACAGTGTCCTCAAAAGGG AAAGCAACTAGTGCACCATCTACATTGAATCTGAGGATACCAAGTTGGACGGATTCAAGTAGTGCAAAAGCATCCTTGAATGGGAAGGATTTATCTCTACCTCCACCAG GTAACTTCCTATCGATCACCAAGGGTTGGGGCTCAGGTGAAAAAATCAGCATTGAGCTGCCAATGAATCTTAGCACAGAGGCCATTAAAG ATGACCGTCCAGAATATGCATCGATACAGGCTATTCTTTATGGTCCATACCTTCTTGCTGGCCATTCTACTGGTGATTGGGACATTGAAACTAAAGCCACTTCTCTCTCAAATTTGATTACTCCAGTTCCATCTGACTATAATTCTCATTTAATATCTCTCACACAAGTATCCGGTAATGCAACATTTGTTCTGACAACCACGAATCACTCGACTCAAATGGAGAAGTACCCTGAAGCCGGAACAGATTCTGCTGTCCGTGCTACCTTCAGACTCATCTCAAATGACAAAGAATCTGTCAAGCTAGTCATGTTAGAGCCCTTTGATTTCCCAGGAATGCTCATTACTCATCAAGGACATGATTCTAGTCTCAAGATCACACATTCCTCAGATGGCAATGGGTCTTTGTTCCGTTTGTTTGCAGGATTGGATGGGAAAGATGGGACAGTTTCTTTAGAATCCGTTGCCCAAAATGGTTGCTTCATCTATAGTGGTGTGGACTACAAAGACATTTCAAGTGTCAAGCTTAACTGCACTTCAAAGTCCTTAGATGCTGAATTCAAACAGGCAACAAGCTTTAAGTTGGGAAATGGGATTACTCAGTACCATCCTATCAGCTTTGTGGCAAAAGGTGCTACCCGAAACTTTCTTTTGGCACCATTATTGAGCTTCAAAGATGAATCTTATGCCGTGTATTTCAATATTCAATCATAG